The DNA window TTCGACACGCCGGTGAAAATCAACGAGGTCACCTCTACCAGCGTAAAACAGATCAAGTACAGCCCGGATTACTTCAACTTCGGTTCGGTCAAACACGACCCAGAATCGGTGAAAAACCTCGGCTTTGCCGGTTTTAAGGTGCTTTACCCGATCAACAGCGCCGACAAAAACGATGAGATCATGAGCCTGCTGGGCGCGAGCTATTTCCGCGTAGTGGGTAAAGGGCAGGTTTACGGGCTTTCCGCTCGCGGCCTGGCTATCGACACCGCTTTGCCGTCCGGCGAAGAGTTCCCGCGTTTCCGCGAATTCTGGGTTGAGCGTCCGAAGCAGGGCGACAAGCATCTGGTGATCTATGCGCTGCTGGATTCCCCGCGCGCCACCGGCGCTTACCGTTTCACGGTGATCCCGGGCCGCGACACCACCGTGGACGTCGAGTCTAAAGTGTTCCTGCGCGACAAGGTGGGCAAACTGGGCCTGGCGCCGCTGACCAGCATGTACCTGTTCGGGCCGAACCAGCCGTCGCCGACGTTGAACTATCGCCCGGCGTTGCACGATTCCAACGGTCTGTCTATCCATGCCGGCAACGGCGAGTGGATCTGGCGTCCGCTGAACAATCCTAAACACCTGTCCGTCAGCACCTATACCGTCGAGAATCCGAAAGGCTTCGGTCTGCTGCAGCGCGGTCGCAACTTCAAAGAATATGAAGACCTGGACGATCGTTACGATCTGCGCCCTAGCGCCTGGATCGAACCGAAGGGCGACTGGGGCAAAGGCAAGGTCGAGCTGGTGGAGATCCCGACGGCGGATGAAACCAACGACAACATCGTCGCGTTCTGGACGCCGGATACCTTGCCGGAAGCCAAAAAGCCGCTGACGCTGAGCTACCGTCTGAACTTCACCCGCGATGAAGACAAACTGCATTCGCAAGACATCGCCTATGTGGCGCGGACCATGCGTTCGACCGGTGACGTGAAGCAGTCCAACCTGATTCGCGAGCCAGACGGCAGCGTGGCCTTCCTGGTCGACTTCGTCGGTCCGGTGCTGAAAGGGCTGGATGCCAATACCCCGGTCGCTTCTCAGATCAGCATCGGCGACAACGGTGAAATGGTAGAAAACAACGTCCGCTATAACCCAGTGACCAAAGGCTGGCGCCTGACGGTGCGTCTGAAAGTGAAAGACGACAAGAAGCCGGTAGAAATGCGCGCGGCGCTGGTCAATGGCGATAAGACTCTGTCGGAAACCTGGAGCTATCAGCTACCTGCCAATGAATAAGCCTACTCAACCCGCCCAGGATTATCTTGCGGCGCTGCCTCTGACCGCCGAGCGGTCGGAGGCGCTCAACCCTCAAACGGCGGATGACGCTCAGGCACTGGAGGCGCTCCATCGGCAGATGGGCGCCGCCGACGCCAACGTCAATAGCCTGTCGGCGGATGACGTGGCGCTGGCCTCGGTCAAACCGCGCATCGAAAACGCCTGGCCGGATGCGGTCAGCGATGACGACTTCGATACCGACGCCGAAGGGCGCGCCATTCTGAAGGCGACGCCGCCGATCAAACGAACCACCATGTTCCCGGAAGCCTGGCGCACCAACCCGGTGGCGCGCTTCTGGGATTCTCTGCTGGGGCGTTCGCCGCACAATCGGCACGCCACCAAAGAGGAGGCCGAGGCTGAGAACCGCTGGCGCGTTGTCGGCTCCATGCGCCGCTATGTGCTGCTGGTGCTGATGCTGGTGCAGACCGGCATCGCCACCTGGTACATGAAAACCATCTTGCCTTATCAGGGCTGGGCGCTGATCGATCCTATCGCCATGCTGGATCAGGATCTGATGCAGTCGGTGCTGCAGCTGCTGCCGTATGTGCTGCAAACCGGCATTCTGATCCTGTTCGCCGTGCTGTTCTGCTGGGTCTCGGCCGGTTTCTGGACCGCGCTGATGGGCTTCCTGCAGTTGCTGATCGGTAAAGACAAATACAGTATTTCCTCCACCATCAAGGGCGATGAGCCGATCAACCCGGCGCACCGCACCGCGCTGATCATGCCGATCTGCAACGAAGACGTCGAACGCGTGTTCGCCGGCCTGCGTGCGACCTATGAGTCCGTCGCCGCCACCGGTCAACTGGAGCACTTCGATATCTACGTGCTGAGCGACAGCTACGATCCGGACATCTGCGTGGCGGAGCAAAAGGCGTGGATGGAGCTGTGCCGCGATGTCGACGGCCACGGCCGCATCTTCTATCGCCGCCGTCGCCGCCGCGTAAAACGCAAGAGCGGCAACATCGACGACTTCTGCCGTCGTTGGGGCGGCGAGTACAGCTACATGGTGATCCTGGACGCCGACAGCGTGATGAGCGGCGAATGCCTCACCGGGCTGGTGCGTCTGATGGAAGCCAACCCGAACGCCGGCATCATCCAGTCCGCGCCGAAGGCGTCCGGTATGGATACCCTGTATGCGCGCGTGCAGCAGTTCGCCACCCGCGTTTACGGGCCGTTGTTCACCGCCGGCCTGCATTTTTGGCAACTGGGCGAATCGCACTACTGGGGCCATAACGCCATCATCCGCGTGAAGCCGTTTATCGAGCACTGTGCGCTGGCGCCGCTGCCGGGCGAAGGCTCCTTCGCCGGCTCAATCTTGTCGCACGACTTCGTTGAAGCGGCGCTGATGCGCCGCGCCGGCTGGGGCGTGTGGATCGCTTACGATCTGCCGGGCAGTTACGAAGAGCTGCCGCCAAACTTGCTGGACGAGCTGAAACGCGACCGTCGCTGGTGCCACGGTAACCTGATGAACTTCCGCCTGTTCCTGGTGAAAGGCATGCACCCGGTGCACCGCGCGGTGTTCCTGACCGGCGTCATGTCCTACCTGTCGGCGCCGCTGTGGTTCATGTTCCTGGCGCTCTCCACCGCGTTGCAGGTGGTGCACACCCTGATGGAACCGCAATACTTCCTGCAGCCGCGGCAGCTGTTCCCGGTCTGGCCGCAGTGGCGGCCCGAGCTGGCGATAGCGCTGTTCTCCACCACGCTGGTGCTGCTGTTCCTGCCGAAGTTGCTCAGTATCGTGCTGATCTGGGCCAAGGGCGCGAAAGAGTACGGCGGGGCGTTCCGTCTGTTCATTTCGATGCTGATGGAAATGCTGTTCTCGGTGCTGCTGGCGCCGGTGCGCATGCTGTTCCATACCGTGTTCGTGGTGAGCGCCTTCCTCGGTTGGGAAGTGGTGTGGAATTCGCCGCAGCGTGACGATGACGATACGCCTTGGGGCGAAGCGTTCCGCCGCCATGGCTCGCAGATGTTGCTGGGCCTGGTGTGGGCCGGCGGCATGGCGTGGCTGGATCTGCGCTTCCTGTGGTGGTTGGCGCCGATCGTGTTCTCGCTGATCCTGTCGCCGTTCGTGTCGGTGCTGTCGAGCCGCGCGACGCTGGGCATGAAAAGCAAACGTGCCAAGCTGTTCCTGATCCCGGAAGAGTACAACCCGCCGCGCGAGCTGCTGGCGACGGAAGAGTACCTGCATCTCAACCGCAACCGTGCGCTGACCAACGGCTTTATGCACGCGGTGGTCAACCCGTCTTTCAACGCGCTGGCGACGGCGTTGGCGACGGCGCGTCACCATCTGCGCGCTACCCTCGATCGCAACCGCGAGGAGCGGGTGAACGAAGCGCTGCAGCTGGGGCCGGAGAAGCTGGTGAAGGGCAAACGTCTGGAGCTGCTGAGCGATCCGGTCACGCTGGCTCGTCTGCACCAGCGCGTCTGGCTGCTGCCGGAAGGCGCCGCCTGGCGTGAGCACTATCAGCAGTTGCCGCACAACCCGCTGGCACACCCAACGGGCCGACGTTAATCGCTGAACGGCAACGCTCAGACGGGGAATGCGCATGGCGCGTTCCCCGTTTTTTTTACCTTTTGCTTACGTGCGCCGGTGCCGGCAGAAAAAGGGAACTGTGGTAGACTGCGGCCGATGCGTTGTTCACTCGCGAAACAACCCTTTGCTCAGAGTCAATGTCGTGAAGCTCTCTTCCTACCTTCGGCTGGCCTGCGTGGCGGCCGGCGTGATGGTCTTAACCGGTTGCGGCAGCATCATCAGCCGCACCGTGCCCGGTGCGGGGCATGGCCACCAGTACTATCCCGGCGTGCAGTGGGATTTGCGCGATACGCCCTGGCGCTACGTCACGGTGATAGACGTGCCGCTGTCGATGGTGGTGGACACCTTTATGCTGCCATTCGATGCGCAGCATGGCCCCTATGAATAAACCCGTTCAGCGGGTGGCGAACACCACCAGCTGATAGCCTTTCTGCCCACAATGGAAAGGCGCCAGCGCCGTCATGCCCAACCCTTGCACGTGAGCCGCCAACGAATGCGGATTGTCGTCGTCGATAAACAGCGCGCCCACGTCGTAGTCATGACGGGTGTGCGCTTTGACCGCGGCGTAAAGGCGCTTTAGCACACCTTTGCCGCGCCAGGCGGCGTCGAGGCAAACCGGGCCGTAGAGAAACACCCGCTGTTCACTCAGCGCCCGCCCGGTGAAGGATTGCGTGGCGAGCGTCGCCAGCATCGCGTCCACCACCGGCGGCCTCGGGTGCACGTCGGCGGGCATCAAGCAAACGAACCCTGCCAGTTGGTTCTCCTGTTCGGCCACTAGTATGCCGATGCCGCGGTTGATCGCCGTCAGTTGTGCCTCATTCATGCGCGATACGATAAATCCCTGCCGTTTTTGGCGCTCGTCGAGCGCTTCCGGCACGTTTTCCCCCTGCAGCTGCAAAATGGCAGGGTAGTCGGTGGGGCGGGCCCGGCGAATGATCATGCTGCCTCCTTGGCGATGAAAGCGTGGTGCGGGTTAACGCTCATCCCATTCATCGGCCGCGGCCTGGCCTTCTTCGGTATCCAGCGGCGGTTCGAGCTGAAAGTCACCTTCTTCCCATTCGTAGAGGGTGTTTTCGTCTATCCACTCTGCGGTAATTTCCACCTCGTCGTAGTCACCGTCGAAGATCGCCTGCGCCGCCGCACCGCTGCGCAGCGTCAGGCATTCCACCGCCTCACCTTCTTCTTCGAAGAACTCCGCCTGCCACATCGTGTCGCCATCCTGCATCACGTACTTTTGCAGATTGAACTGTTGCGGCACCGGTGGTTCGTCACCGCTGCCGCCTTCGGCGGTGTCGATAAACGCTTCGCGTGCGGCCTCGATGGCTTCTTCCAGGGTTGCATACAGGCTCATGTTTGCCTCCGTTGACGATGAGAGTAAAGCGCCCGGCGGTGCTGCCGTCGCGTGGGTGAAAACGTCAAAACTAATTGTTGTCTCACTGGCGCAGGATGCAAATTTTTTTGTTGTCCGCTTTGCGACGATGATTGTCCGCAAAGCGGGAGAAGAGGCGGCGATGGCGGGAAATAATGGCGCTATCGTTCACTCAGGCGTCAGGAGAAGCCCATGTTAATCGACCCTTCAAGCAAATACCGACCGTTCCCGCCGGTGGCGTTACCGGACCGCGAGTGGCCTGCGCGTACGCTGCGGCAGGCGCCGCGCTGGTGCTCCAGCGATCTGCGCGACGGCAACCAGGCGCTGGCGGAGCCGATGGATAACGCGCGCAAACGCGAATTCTATCAACTGCTGTTGCAGTGCGGTTTCAAAGAGATCGAGGTGGCTTTCCCTTCGGCATCGCAAACGGATTTCGATTTTGTGCGCACGCTGATCGACGAGCGGCTGATCCCGGACGACGTCACTATTCAAGTGCTGACGCAGTCGCGCGACGATCTGATCGATCGCACTTTCGAGGCGCTGCAGGGAGCACCGCGGGCTATCGTGCATTTGTACAACGCCACGGCGCCGATGTTTCGCGATATCGTGTTCCGCCAGGATAAGGCCGCCACCGTGGCGCTGGCGGTGAACGGCGTGCGGCGCATCCGCCGGCAGTGCGAGGCACAGCCCGATACCACCTGGTGCTTTGAGTATTCGCCGGAAACCTTCTGTTTTACTGAATTAGAGTTCGCGCTGGAGATCTGCGAAGCAGTGGCGGAGGTGTGGCAACCGGGGCCGCAGCGGCCGATGATCATCAACCTGCCGGCGACGGTGGAGGTGAGTACGCCCAACGTGTATGCCGATCAGATCGAATGGTTTTGTCGCCACTTCAGCCGCCGCGCCGATGTGACGATTAGCGTGCATCCGCATAACGATCGTGGTACCGGCGTGGCCTGCGCGGAGCTGGCGCTGTTGGCCGGCGCCGATCGGGTCGAAGGTTGCCTGTTCGGTAACGGAGAGCGCACCGGCAACGTCGATCTGGTTACGCTGGCGTTGAATCTCTATACCCAGGGCGTAGCGCCGGGCCTGGACTTCAGCCGCCTGAAGCAGGTGGTGGAGGTGGTGGAGCTGTGCAATCAGCTGCCGGTGCATCCTCGCCATCCTTATGCCGGTGAGCTGGTGTTTACCGCCTTCTCCGGTTCGCATCAGGATGCGATCAAAAAAGGCTTCGCTGCGCAACGGCAGCGACAGGATGGCTGGTGGCAGGTGCCTTATCTGCCGCTCGATCCCGCCGATGTCGGCTGCAGCTATGAGGCGGTGATCCGGGTCAACAGCCAGTCCGGCAAAAGCGGCGCCGCCTGGCTGTTGGAACAGAATCATGGGCTGGCGTTGCCGCGCGGCTTGCAGATCGATTTCAGTCAGGTGGTACAGCGGGCGACCGACGGCAGTGGCAAGGAAATGAGCGGCGCGCAGCTGTGGCGCTTGTTCCGCGATACCTACGGGCTGGTGGAGCAGCCGCGTTTGCAGCTGTTAAGCTACCAGACGGAAAGTCACGGGGTAGAGGCTTATAGCTTCAACGCGCGAGTTGCCTGCGAGGGAGTGCCACTGCGCCTGCAGGGCGCCGGCAACGGCCTGCTTTCCAGCGCGGTGGATGCGCTGCGCCAACGCTTCGACTTGCCGCTGGCGATCGAGGATTACCACGAGCATACGCTGGGGCATCAGAGCGACAGCCGAGCGGTGGCCTATATCCGCTGTACGCTGCCGCAAGGTGAGGCGACCTACGGCGTTGGTATCGACGTTGACTCCGCCAGCGCTTCGCTGCAGGCGCTGTTCAACGTTGCCGGGCGCTATCTGTCGTCGGCGCGGTCCGGCTGAAATAGTCGCTGGGCGCAACCCCCAATAACCGGCGGAACATGGCGCTGAACGCGCTGGGGCTGTCATAGCCAAGATCCAGCGCCACTTCCAACACCGAGCGGCCGGTCGCCAGCGCGTTCAACGCCGCCAGCAAACGGGCGCGCCGCACCCAATCACTAAAATGCAGCCCGGTTTCTCGCTGGAAGCGCCGCGACAGGGTGCGCCCGCTGACGCTGAGATGAGCGGCCGCCTGTTCCAGCGTCCAGGGCTGTGCCAGCGTGGCCTGAATATGGCGGCACAGGGCGAGCAGAGAGGCCTCGCGCGGTTCCGGCAGGTGCAGCGGCAGAATCGGCAGCATTCTCAACTCATCCAGGATCAGTTCCATCACGCGCTCATCGCGCCCGCCGCTTGGATAGTCAGGCGCAATCTCCATCGCACAGATAATCAACTCGCGCAGCAGCGGCGACACCTGTACCACCTGGCATTGGGCCGGCAGATCGGCACGCGCCAGCGGATCGACGAACAGCGTCCTGGCCGCTACCTGGCCGGTGATGCGCAGGCTGTGCACCATTTTCGCCGGTACCCAGACGCCGCGGCCGGGTGGCACCACCCAACTGCCGAGCCGGGTCGTGACCTGCACCACGCCGCTCAGGCTGTGAATCAGCTGCGCGCAATTATGGTAGTGGTCCGGCTCGCTGTCACCGTGGTGATAATCCCTGGCTAATGGCCGGACAGGCTGATCGGGCGGCAGAATGTCGTGAAACAACAGCATCGTAAGCAGGCTCCGCGCGGCAAAAGGGGGAGGACAGCATGCCATGCGGCGCTGTTTCACACCAGTCTGTGGCGTGGCACGACAAGATAGTTTATAAAATGATATTATATAATTTTGTAAATTGATGGAGGGGCAATGGATATTGACGCGATGCGCAAGGCGGCGGCGCAGGCCGGTGCGATGCTGCGCGCCCTGGGCAACGAAGATCGGCTGCTGCTGCTGTGCCGGCTCAGCCAGGGCGAAATGGCGGTGAGCGAGCTGGCGCAGACGCTGGCTATCCGCCAGCCGACGTTGTCCCAACAGCTTGGCGTGCTGCGCGAGGAGGGCTTGGTCTCCACCCGACGCGCCGGCAAGCAGATTTACTATGCGGTGGCCGATGCCAAAGCGCTGACGCTGCTCCATACCCTGTATCAACTGTATTGCCCACAGCCGGAGAGCCGCGATGACCATTGACTGGCAACACTTCACGCCCTATTCCGCGCTGGCGGGCGGGGCCATTATCGGCGGCGCGGTGGCGTTGCTGCTGCTGTTCAACGGCCGCATCGCCGGTATCAGCGGCATTACCGGCGGCTTATTGAGCGCGGGCGGCCGGGAGCGGGGCTGGCGCGCCGCATTTATTGGCGGGTTGCTGCTCTCCCCCTGGCTGTATGCCGTCGCTGCGGCTTTGCCGTCCGGTGAGATCGCGGCCGGCAGCGGCGGGCTGGCGATGGCGGGGCTGTTGGTGGGGGTGGGTACTCGATTGGGCAGCGGCTGCACCAGCGGGCACGGCGTGTGCGGCGTCGCGCGGTTGGCGCCGCGATCGTTGGCCGCCACGGCGGTGTTTATGCTGCTGGGCTTTACGACCGTGTGGCTGATGCGCCATCTGCTGGGAGGGTGAAGATGCTTAAGTCTCTGTTGGCGCTGCTGAGCGGCGTGATTTTCGGCCTGGGGTTAATTATCGCCGGCATGGCCAATCCGGCTAAGGTACTGGCGTTTCTCGATATTACCGGCCAGTGGGATCCTTCGCTGGCGTTGGTGATGGTTGGGGCGATTGCGGTAGCGGCGCCGGCCTTTATGTGGGCGCGTCGACGCCAGCGGAGCCTGTTGGGGGAACCGCTGCAGATCCCGGCCGCCGGGCGTGTGGATCGCCGTTTGCTGGTGGGCAGCGCGTTGTTCGGCATTGGTTGGGGCATTGCGGGCATTTGCCCTGGCCCGGCCTGGGTGTTGGCGGGGGCGGAGATACAACGGGTATGGCCGTTCCTGCTGGCCATGCTGGCGGGCATGGCGCTGTATGAGATTATCATGAGATGGAGGCGTTCATGTCGATAGCCAAGGCGGTGCTGCGCATTGCGCGCCCGACCGATAGGTTGCAAGAGATTGCCGCGCTGTATTGCCGCGGGCTGGGTTTCGAAAAACTGGGCGAGTTTGTCGATCATCAGGGGTTTGACGGCATGATGATCGGGCATCCGCAGCATGCCTACCATCTGGAGTTTACGCAGCATCGCGGGGTGCGGGTCGGGCAGGCGCCGACGCAGGATCATCTGCTGGTGTTTTACCTGCCGAATGAGAACGAATGGCGAGCCGCGTGTGAGCGGATGCGGGCGGCGGGATTCCTGGCGGTCACCGCCTATAATCCCTATTGGGATCGGGCGGGGCAAACCTTTGAAGATCCTGACGGCTACCGGGTGGTCCTGCAACATCAGGCCTGGCAGGCATAAAAAAACCGGCGCATCGAGCGCCGGTTTGCAAGATAAACGGGTTATCCGTCAGGCGTTGGTCGCCGGTTTTTGCGCGCTCTTGGACTGGGTATTTTCCAGCATGCGGCGAATCGGCACGATCAGCACGATCAGCACGGCGGCGCAGATCAGCAGCGCGACGGAGCAGCGAGCGAACAGATCCGGCAGCATATCCAGTTGGTCGGCCTTGACGTGACCGCCGATCAGACCGGCGGCCAGGTTGCCCAGCGCACTGGCGCAGAACCACAGCCCCATCATTTGCCCGCGCATTCTCTCCGGTGCCAGCAGCGTCATGGTGGCCAGCCCGATCGGGCTCAGGCACAGTTCACCCAGCGTCAGCATCAGGATACTGCCCACCAGCCACATCGGCGATACGCCGGCGCCGCCGTTGCTCAGCACATTCTGCGCGGCCAGCATCATCAGGCCGAAGCCGCCGGCGGCGCACAGGATACCGATCACGAACTTGGTGATGCTGCTCGGGCGCACGTTATTGCGCGCCAGCGCAGGCCAGGCCCAGCTGAACACCGGGGCCAGCAGGATGATGAACAGGGCGTTGATCGACTGGAACCACACCGCCGGGATCTCGAAGCCGCCGACCATGCGATTGGTGTAATCGTTGGCGAACAGGTTGAACGAGGTCGGCTTCTGTTCAAACGCCGACCAGAAGAACGCGGCGGAGATCAGCAGGATGAAGCACACCAGCAGGCGTGCACGCTCTTTGCGGCTCAGGCCGGCAAAGGCGAACAGGTAGATGAAATACAGGGTGACCGAGGCGGCGATGACGTACACCAGCACGCTGGCTACCTCAACCGGGTTGATGACGATGGTGCCCTGAGCGATCAGCACGATGACCGCAGCCAGGACTACCGCCAATGCCAGCAGCCAGGCGCCGACGCCTTTTTTCTTCGCGACCGGGCTGTTCCAGGTGGAATCCAGGCCCACTTCGCGGTCATAGCGTTTCATCGCCGGTACGGCGAATACCCGGAAGATCACCAGCGCCACCAGCATCCCGATACCGCCGATGCCAAAGCCCCAGTGCCAGCCGTGTGACTTGATCAGCCAGCCGGAGATCAGCGGGGCAATGAACGAGCCGATGTTGATGCCCATGTAGAACAGCGAGAAACCGCCGTCACGGCGCGCATCGCCTTTCTTGTACAGCGTACCGACCATCACCGAGATACAGGTCTTGAACAGGCCGGAACCGAGCACGATGAACATCAGGCCGATGAAGAACAGGTTGGTGCCCATCACCGCGGACAGGGCGATCGACAGGTGGCCGAGGGCGATCAGGATAGAACCGTACCAGACGGCCTTGCGTTGGCCGAGCCAGTTGTCCGCCAGCCAGCCGCCCGGCAGCGCCGCCAGGTACATGCTGCCGGCGAAGATGCCGACGATCGCCGACGCGTTCTCGCGCGCCAGACCCAGACCGCCGTCGTACACGGTGGCGGCCATAAACAGGATCAGCAGCGGGCGGATGCCGTAGAACGAGAAACGCTCCCACATTTCGGTGAAGAACAGAGAACCCAGCGGATAGGGATGGCCGAAGAAGGTCCGGCTTTCTGACTTATTGACAGAGGATTGCATAACGATTTCCCAATAAAAAGGCGCTGCATGGCTGCAGCCCGTACTGTGGTTGTATGTGTATTTAATGAAGGCGATCCGCCCAATGCGGATTACCCGACAAAACCGCGGCTGCAACGCTGATAAACCGTGGAAAGCGTGCTGACCTTTTTTCACTTGGCCGATGGTTCACATCTGGCGTGATATTATTTAACCATTTGATAACTGGTCGTTGGTTTTGTCTAGTACCTGTATCCCATTTTTTAGACGAAAAGTCGACAAGCATCTCCTTTTCTGGTTTTTCTGTTGGTTATGACAGGAATATGATTGACAGCGGGTTTTATGCGCTGAAGGTTAATTAATTGTTGATAAACAATATGTTGGATAAGGAATGTTCCGACTGGCGCGAAAATTCGCAGGCCCGAAGGAAGCATTATTAAAAGTAGGGGAAACACGGCGTTGATCCGGCCAATCGCGGAAATTGGCGATAAATGCAGCTATTGTTCTTCCTGCAGCGTGTCTTCCCGCATGTAGCCCGGCCGCCGCCGCAAACACCACCAGGAATAACCGGCGTTGAATAGCACCACCAAAGCGGTGACGGCGAAGACCGCGCGAAAACCGTAGCCGGCGGAGACCGCGGCGCCAAGCAGCGGGCCGCTGACGTTGCCGACGTCGCGGAACGATTGGTTATAGCTGAAAATTCGGCCGGCCACCTGATTGGTGCAGTTGTAAATCAACAGCGTCTGTACCGCCGGCAGCAGCGCGCCGTCAGCCGCCCCCAGCAGAAAACGCAGCACCCCGAGCTGCCACGGGGTTTGCACGAACGCCATCGGGA is part of the Serratia marcescens genome and encodes:
- the mdoG gene encoding glucans biosynthesis protein MdoG: MLVNILSGQPRAASVRWLGATVLFTLFSSPAWAFSIDDVAKQAQDLAAKGFEAPKSNLPSQFREMKFADYQQIQFNHDKAYWSKLKTPFKLEFYHQGMYFDTPVKINEVTSTSVKQIKYSPDYFNFGSVKHDPESVKNLGFAGFKVLYPINSADKNDEIMSLLGASYFRVVGKGQVYGLSARGLAIDTALPSGEEFPRFREFWVERPKQGDKHLVIYALLDSPRATGAYRFTVIPGRDTTVDVESKVFLRDKVGKLGLAPLTSMYLFGPNQPSPTLNYRPALHDSNGLSIHAGNGEWIWRPLNNPKHLSVSTYTVENPKGFGLLQRGRNFKEYEDLDDRYDLRPSAWIEPKGDWGKGKVELVEIPTADETNDNIVAFWTPDTLPEAKKPLTLSYRLNFTRDEDKLHSQDIAYVARTMRSTGDVKQSNLIREPDGSVAFLVDFVGPVLKGLDANTPVASQISIGDNGEMVENNVRYNPVTKGWRLTVRLKVKDDKKPVEMRAALVNGDKTLSETWSYQLPANE
- the mdoH gene encoding glucans biosynthesis glucosyltransferase MdoH, with translation MNKPTQPAQDYLAALPLTAERSEALNPQTADDAQALEALHRQMGAADANVNSLSADDVALASVKPRIENAWPDAVSDDDFDTDAEGRAILKATPPIKRTTMFPEAWRTNPVARFWDSLLGRSPHNRHATKEEAEAENRWRVVGSMRRYVLLVLMLVQTGIATWYMKTILPYQGWALIDPIAMLDQDLMQSVLQLLPYVLQTGILILFAVLFCWVSAGFWTALMGFLQLLIGKDKYSISSTIKGDEPINPAHRTALIMPICNEDVERVFAGLRATYESVAATGQLEHFDIYVLSDSYDPDICVAEQKAWMELCRDVDGHGRIFYRRRRRRVKRKSGNIDDFCRRWGGEYSYMVILDADSVMSGECLTGLVRLMEANPNAGIIQSAPKASGMDTLYARVQQFATRVYGPLFTAGLHFWQLGESHYWGHNAIIRVKPFIEHCALAPLPGEGSFAGSILSHDFVEAALMRRAGWGVWIAYDLPGSYEELPPNLLDELKRDRRWCHGNLMNFRLFLVKGMHPVHRAVFLTGVMSYLSAPLWFMFLALSTALQVVHTLMEPQYFLQPRQLFPVWPQWRPELAIALFSTTLVLLFLPKLLSIVLIWAKGAKEYGGAFRLFISMLMEMLFSVLLAPVRMLFHTVFVVSAFLGWEVVWNSPQRDDDDTPWGEAFRRHGSQMLLGLVWAGGMAWLDLRFLWWLAPIVFSLILSPFVSVLSSRATLGMKSKRAKLFLIPEEYNPPRELLATEEYLHLNRNRALTNGFMHAVVNPSFNALATALATARHHLRATLDRNREERVNEALQLGPEKLVKGKRLELLSDPVTLARLHQRVWLLPEGAAWREHYQQLPHNPLAHPTGRR
- a CDS encoding YceK/YidQ family lipoprotein; the encoded protein is MKLSSYLRLACVAAGVMVLTGCGSIISRTVPGAGHGHQYYPGVQWDLRDTPWRYVTVIDVPLSMVVDTFMLPFDAQHGPYE
- a CDS encoding GNAT family N-acetyltransferase; this translates as MIIRRARPTDYPAILQLQGENVPEALDERQKRQGFIVSRMNEAQLTAINRGIGILVAEQENQLAGFVCLMPADVHPRPPVVDAMLATLATQSFTGRALSEQRVFLYGPVCLDAAWRGKGVLKRLYAAVKAHTRHDYDVGALFIDDDNPHSLAAHVQGLGMTALAPFHCGQKGYQLVVFATR
- a CDS encoding MysB family protein; the protein is MSLYATLEEAIEAAREAFIDTAEGGSGDEPPVPQQFNLQKYVMQDGDTMWQAEFFEEEGEAVECLTLRSGAAAQAIFDGDYDEVEITAEWIDENTLYEWEEGDFQLEPPLDTEEGQAAADEWDER
- the leuA gene encoding 2-isopropylmalate synthase, yielding MLIDPSSKYRPFPPVALPDREWPARTLRQAPRWCSSDLRDGNQALAEPMDNARKREFYQLLLQCGFKEIEVAFPSASQTDFDFVRTLIDERLIPDDVTIQVLTQSRDDLIDRTFEALQGAPRAIVHLYNATAPMFRDIVFRQDKAATVALAVNGVRRIRRQCEAQPDTTWCFEYSPETFCFTELEFALEICEAVAEVWQPGPQRPMIINLPATVEVSTPNVYADQIEWFCRHFSRRADVTISVHPHNDRGTGVACAELALLAGADRVEGCLFGNGERTGNVDLVTLALNLYTQGVAPGLDFSRLKQVVEVVELCNQLPVHPRHPYAGELVFTAFSGSHQDAIKKGFAAQRQRQDGWWQVPYLPLDPADVGCSYEAVIRVNSQSGKSGAAWLLEQNHGLALPRGLQIDFSQVVQRATDGSGKEMSGAQLWRLFRDTYGLVEQPRLQLLSYQTESHGVEAYSFNARVACEGVPLRLQGAGNGLLSSAVDALRQRFDLPLAIEDYHEHTLGHQSDSRAVAYIRCTLPQGEATYGVGIDVDSASASLQALFNVAGRYLSSARSG
- a CDS encoding AraC family transcriptional regulator; this encodes MLLFHDILPPDQPVRPLARDYHHGDSEPDHYHNCAQLIHSLSGVVQVTTRLGSWVVPPGRGVWVPAKMVHSLRITGQVAARTLFVDPLARADLPAQCQVVQVSPLLRELIICAMEIAPDYPSGGRDERVMELILDELRMLPILPLHLPEPREASLLALCRHIQATLAQPWTLEQAAAHLSVSGRTLSRRFQRETGLHFSDWVRRARLLAALNALATGRSVLEVALDLGYDSPSAFSAMFRRLLGVAPSDYFSRTAPTTDSARQR
- a CDS encoding ArsR/SmtB family transcription factor, with product MDIDAMRKAAAQAGAMLRALGNEDRLLLLCRLSQGEMAVSELAQTLAIRQPTLSQQLGVLREEGLVSTRRAGKQIYYAVADAKALTLLHTLYQLYCPQPESRDDH
- a CDS encoding YeeE/YedE family protein gives rise to the protein MTIDWQHFTPYSALAGGAIIGGAVALLLLFNGRIAGISGITGGLLSAGGRERGWRAAFIGGLLLSPWLYAVAAALPSGEIAAGSGGLAMAGLLVGVGTRLGSGCTSGHGVCGVARLAPRSLAATAVFMLLGFTTVWLMRHLLGG
- a CDS encoding YeeE/YedE family protein, with translation MLKSLLALLSGVIFGLGLIIAGMANPAKVLAFLDITGQWDPSLALVMVGAIAVAAPAFMWARRRQRSLLGEPLQIPAAGRVDRRLLVGSALFGIGWGIAGICPGPAWVLAGAEIQRVWPFLLAMLAGMALYEIIMRWRRSCR
- a CDS encoding VOC family protein; translated protein: MSIAKAVLRIARPTDRLQEIAALYCRGLGFEKLGEFVDHQGFDGMMIGHPQHAYHLEFTQHRGVRVGQAPTQDHLLVFYLPNENEWRAACERMRAAGFLAVTAYNPYWDRAGQTFEDPDGYRVVLQHQAWQA